The following proteins come from a genomic window of Gossypium raimondii isolate GPD5lz chromosome 5, ASM2569854v1, whole genome shotgun sequence:
- the LOC105766306 gene encoding trifunctional UDP-glucose 4,6-dehydratase/UDP-4-keto-6-deoxy-D-glucose 3,5-epimerase/UDP-4-keto-L-rhamnose-reductase RHM1, producing MATYTPKNILITGAAGFIASHVANRLVRNYPDYKIVVLDKLDYCSNLKNLIPSQSSPNFKFVKGDIGSADLVNYLLITESIDTIMHFAAQTHVDNSFGNSFEFTKNNIYGTHVLLEACKVTGQIRRFIHVSTDEVYGETDEDAVVGNHEASQLLPTNPYSATKAGAEMLVMAYGRSYGLPVITTRGNNVYGPNQFPEKLIPKFILLAMRGKVLPIHGDGTNVRSYLYCEDVAEAFEVILHKGEVGHVYNVGTKKERRVIDVAKDICKLFSMDPETSIKFVENRPFNDQRYFLDDQKLKNLGWSEQTVWEDGLKKTIEWYTQNPDWWGDVSGALLPHPRMLMMPGGRQFDSEEGKDTSYISSPNQTQMVVPTSKSSVSSQKPALKFLIYGRTGWIGGLLGQLCDKQGIPFEYGKGRLEDRSSLTADIRNIKPTHVFNAAGLTGRPNVDWCESHKTETIRTNVAGTLTLADVCREHGLLMLNFATGCIFEYDAGHPQGSGIGFKEEDIPNFTGSFYSKTKAMVEELLKEYNNVCTLRVRMPISSDLNNPRNFITKISRYSKVVNIPNSMTILDELLPISIEMAKRNLTGIWNFTNPGVVSHNEILEMYKKYIDPKFQWANFTLEEQAKVIVAPRSNNEMDASKLKKEFPELLPIKESLIKYVFEPNKRT from the exons ATGGCTACTTATACCCCGAAGAACATCCTCATAACTGGGGCTGCTGGGTTTATTGCATCGCATGTTGCCAATCGGCTTGTCCGCAACTACCCAGACTACAAGATTGTTGTACTTGACAAGCTTGATTActgctcaaatttgaaaaaccTCATTCCCTCTCAGTCATCGCCGAACTTTAAGTTTGTGAAAGGGGATATTGGTAGTGCTGACCTTGTTAACTACCTCCTCATTACTGAGTCTATTGACACAATAATGCACTTTGCAGCCCAAACTCATGTCGATAACTCGTTTGGGAACAGTTTTGAGTTTACCAAGAACAATATCTACGGCACTCATGTCCTGCTTGAAGCTTGCAAAGTCACTGGCCAGATCAGGAGGTTCATCCATGTAAGCACGGATGAGGTTTACGGGGAGACAGATGAGGATGCTGTTGTAGGAAACCACGAGGCTTCCCAACTTCTCCCAACAAACCCGTACTCTGCAACAAAAGCTGGTGCTGAAATGCTTGTAATGGCATATGGTAGATCATATGGATTACCTGTGATTACAACCCGTGGAAACAATGTTTATGGCCCCAACCAGTTCCCAGAAAAGTTGATTCCTAAGTTTATCCTCTTAGCAATGAGGGGGAAGGTTCTTCCAATTCATGGGGATGGTACTAACGTGAGGAGTTATTTATACTGCGAGGATGTGGCCGAGGCATTTGAGGTCATTCTTCACAAGGGTGAAGTTGGTCATGTTTATAATGTTGGAACAAAGAAGGAGAGGAGAGTGATTGATGTAGCCAAAGACATATGCAAACTTTTTTCAATGGACCCGGAGACAAGCATCAAGTTTGTTGAAAACAGACCATTCAACGACCAGAGGTATTTTCTTGATGATCAGAAATTGAAGAACTTGGGATGGTCTGAGCAAACTGTGTGGGAAGATGGGTTGAAGAAGACTATAGAATGGTACACCCAAAATCCTGATTGGTGGGGCGATGTGTCTGGCGCACTGCTTCCACACCCGAGAATGCTGATGATGCCTGGTGGGAGACAATTTGATTCAGAAGAGGGAAAAGATACATCGTATATAAGTTCTCCTAATCAGACCCAAATGGTAGTTCCAACCTCCAAAAGTAGTGTCTCTTCTCAAAAACCAGCCTTGAAGTTCTTGATTTATGGCAGGACTGGCTGGATCGGAGGTCTACTAGGTCAGTTATGTGATAAGCAAGGTATTCCCTTTGAATATGGAAAAGGAAGGTTGGAAGATCGTTCGTCACTTACAGCAGATATTCGGAATATAAAACCGACCCATGTTTTTAATGCTGCTGGTTTGACCGGTAGACCCAATGTTGATTGGTGTGAATCCCACAAAACAGAAACAATTCGCACCAATGTGGCCGGAACCTTGACCTTGGCTGATGTTTGCCGAGAGCATGGGCTTTTGATGTTGAACTTTGCTACTGGGTGTATATTCGAGTATGATGCAGGACATCCTCAGGGCTCTGGCATTGGATTTAAAGAGGAAGACATACCCAATTTCACTGGTTCCTTCTATTCAAAAACCAAGGCTATG gttGAAGAGTTGCTGAAAGAATACAACAATGTCTGCACCCTCAGAGTTCGAATGCCAATCTCATCCGACCTAAACAACCCTCGCAACTTCATCACCAAGATTTCAAGATACAGCAAGGTGGTCAACATTCCCAACAGCATGACAATCTTGGACGAACTTCTACCGATTTCTATCGAGATGGCAAAGAGGAACTTGACAGGCATATGGAACTTCACGAACCCTGGCGTTGTGAGCCACAATGAGATCCTGGAGATGTACAAGAAGTACATTGACCCGAAGTTCCAGTGGGCGAACTTCACATTGGAAGAGCAAGCCAAGGTGATTGTTGCCCCTCGAAGCAATAACGAGATGGACGCATCCAAGTTGAAAAAAGAGTTCCCTGAGTTGCTACCGATCAAGGAATCACTGATTAAGTACGTATTCGAACCCAACAAAAGAACCTGA